One window from the genome of Diospyros lotus cultivar Yz01 chromosome 11, ASM1463336v1, whole genome shotgun sequence encodes:
- the LOC127813506 gene encoding uncharacterized protein LOC127813506: MAPNKEKTRTGSHGAEPSVLQRTKSEVSLQIAMFDKEPKQKQAAAVAEVEDGKCECCGMSEECTPGYIRKVRGKFSGNMICGLCAEAVTEEMEKNGGKREDAVSKHMNACARFNRIGRTCPVLLQAEGMRELLKKKKKSLIGLGGDGDKSGFQRKGGGIQRSSSCIPAMTRGITDLKLVNQ; the protein is encoded by the coding sequence ATGGCACCGAACAAGGAGAAGACTCGCACTGGTTCTCACGGCGCCGAGCCCTCAGTACTCCAGAGAACGAAATCCGAAGTCTCCCTCCAGATCGCCATGTTCGACAAGGAACCGAAGCAGAAGCAGGCGGCGGCCGTGGCCGAGGTCGAGGACGGCAAGTGCGAGTGCTGCGGCATGTCGGAGGAGTGCACTCCCGGCTACATCAGAAAGGTCCGCGGCAAGTTCTCCGGCAATATGATCTGCGGGCTGTGCGCAGAGGCTGTGACGGAGGAGATGGAGAAGAATGGCGGGAAGAGAGAAGACGCCGTGAGCAAGCATATGAATGCTTGCGCTAGGTTTAATCGGATCGGGCGGACTTGTCCGGTGCTGTTGCAGGCGGAGGGCATGAGGGAGctcttgaagaagaagaagaagagcctCATCGGGTTGGGTGGAGATGGAGATAAAAGTGGTTTCCAGAGGAAGGGCGGCGGCATTCAGAGAAGCTCAAGCTGTATTCCGGCGATGACCAGGGGGATTACTGATTTGAAATTAGTGAACCAATAA